One Triticum dicoccoides isolate Atlit2015 ecotype Zavitan chromosome 5B, WEW_v2.0, whole genome shotgun sequence genomic window carries:
- the LOC119309197 gene encoding uncharacterized protein LOC119309197 yields MAEAAPGRTLLLVNLAAIMERADEALLPAVYREVGAALHATPMGLGALTLYRSFVQAACYPLAAYAAVRYNRAHVIAVGAFLWAAATFLVAVSGTFAQVAVARGLNGIGLALVNPAIQSLVADYTDDNTRGSAFGWLQLTGNIGSVIGGLFSIMLASTTIMGIAGWHIAFHIVALISLMVGALVYLFAVDPHFCNSESNEQLVRKSAWAEMKGLVAEAKAVVKIPSFQIIVAQGVTGSFPWSALSFAPMWLELMGFTHNKTGLLMAIFALASSLGGLFGGKMGDYLSDRYPDSGRIVLSQISSGSAVPLAALLLLGLPDDSSTGVLHGLVMFIMGLSISWNGPATNSPIFAEIVHERSRASIYALDRSFESVLASFAPPVVGFLAEHAYGYNPVSYGAGVTSVASDRSNAAALAKALYTAIAIPMLLCCFIYSLLYRTYPRDRERARMDSLITSELQHIELERCHGVGDFYAGTEDATVIDIEYGEEELDSNDDEKALMHHQVEQSGSLR; encoded by the exons ATGGCAGAGGCGGCGCCGGGGCGGACGCTGCTGCTGGTGAACCTGGCGGCCATCATGGAGcgcgccgacgaggcgctgctgccggcggtgtaccgggaggtGGGCGCCGCGCTGCACGCCACGCCCATGGGGCTGGGCGCGCTCACCCTGTACCGCTCCTTCGTGCAGGCCGCGTGCTACCCGCTCGCCGCCTACGCCGCCGTGCGCTACAACCGCGCCCACGTCATCGCCGTGGGGGCCTTCCTCTgggccgccgccaccttcctcgtcGCCGTCTCCGGCACCTTCGCCCAG GTAGCAGTAGCTAGGGGATTGAATGGCATTGGTCTAGCACTCGTCAATCCTGCTATCCAATCTCTAGTGGCAGATTATACTGATGATAATACGCGGGGTTCTGCGTTTGGATGGCTTCAACTTACAGGCAACATAGGTTCAGTGATTGGAGGCTTGTTCTCTATCATGCTAGCATCGACCACAATCATGGGTATCGCCGGCTGGCATATCGCATTTCACATTGTTGCTCTCATCAGTTTGATGGTCGGGGCGTTGGTCTATCTATTTGCAGTGGACCCTCATTTCTGCAACAGTGAGAGTAACGAGCAGCTCGTGCGCAAGTCGGCGTGGGCAGAGATGAAGGGTTTGGTTGCAGAAGCCAAGGCTGTTGTGAAGATACCATCATTTCAGATCATCGTGGCTCAGGGTGTCACAGGGTCATTCCCATGGTCGGCATTGTCGTTTGCCCCAATGTGGTTGGAGCTGATGGGCTTTACACACAACAAAACAGGACTTCTCATGGCAATATTTGCATTGGCAAGCTCACTAGGAGGGCTCTTTGGTGGAAAGATGGGGGATTATCTTTCTGATCGTTACCCGGATTCTGGCAGGATAGTGCTGTCTCAAATAAGCTCGGGTTCTGCAGTCCCGCTTGCAGCTTTGTTGCTGCTTGGACTACCTGATGACTCATCTACAGGTGTCCTGCATGGACTTGTAATGTTTATCATGGGGCTAAGCATCTCCTGGAATGGCCCTGCTACTAACAG CCCCATATTTGCAGAGATCGTTCATGAGAGATCAAGGGCAAGTATCTACGCGTTGGACCGTTCCTTCGAGTCGGTCCTAGCCTCATTTGCTCCACCAGTCGTCGGCTTTTTAGCCGAGCATGCATACGGCTACAACCCTGTCTCATATGGGGCTGGAGTGACCAGTGTTGCGAGTGACAGGTCCAATGCCGCTGCGCTAGCGAAAGCTCTTTACACGGCGATTGCCATCCCGATGCTGCTGTGCTGCTTCATCTACTCGCTGTTGTATCGGACATACCCGCGCGACAGGGAGAGGGCAAGAATGGACTCCCTTATCACATCGGAGTTGCAGCATATCGAGTTGGAAAGGTGTCATGGAGTAGGAGACTTCTACGCGGGAACGgaggatgccactgtgatcgataTTGAGTATGGTGAGGAAGAGCTTGATTCTAATGACGATGAAAAAGCGTTGATGCATCACCAAGTTGAACAGAGTGGTAGTCTCAGGTGA